A DNA window from Mucilaginibacter xinganensis contains the following coding sequences:
- a CDS encoding Sec-independent protein translocase subunit TatA/TatB, whose protein sequence is MHNLVLGFLNIGSSEMILIVFAALLLFGGEKLPEIARGLGKGIRDFKDASEGVKREINNQINSYEEKREETRLTEEATKIQEETAKGELPAHPEGFAPVENTIPVSDSYFSAVEHPVSETPIDLHKRPAAGEIDATVSHEDAIQHPAEPQHESSGTTKNT, encoded by the coding sequence ATGCATAATTTAGTATTGGGATTTTTGAATATCGGTTCATCCGAAATGATACTTATTGTATTTGCTGCGCTGTTACTTTTTGGCGGTGAGAAACTACCTGAAATTGCACGTGGACTAGGGAAAGGCATCCGTGATTTTAAAGATGCTTCAGAGGGCGTTAAACGCGAGATAAACAACCAGATAAATAGCTACGAAGAAAAAAGGGAAGAGACCCGTTTAACCGAAGAAGCTACAAAAATTCAGGAAGAAACAGCAAAGGGTGAACTCCCCGCGCATCCTGAAGGTTTTGCCCCGGTTGAAAATACAATACCGGTGAGCGACAGTTATTTTTCGGCTGTAGAACATCCTGTTTCCGAAACGCCTATTGATTTGCACAAGAGACCGGCTGCTGGCGAAATTGATGCTACAGTGAGCCACGAAGATGCAATACAACATCCGGCTGAACCGCAACACGAATCATCCGGAACAACAAAAAACACATAA
- the tatA gene encoding twin-arginine translocase TatA/TatE family subunit, giving the protein MGGLGAPEIILIIIAILILFGGKKIPELMKGLGKGMKEFKDAQNGESSTTTSGSTTNTEEKPKV; this is encoded by the coding sequence ATGGGTGGATTAGGCGCACCAGAAATTATTCTGATCATCATTGCAATTTTAATACTGTTTGGCGGTAAAAAAATTCCTGAACTAATGAAAGGTTTAGGTAAAGGCATGAAAGAATTCAAGGATGCACAAAACGGCGAAAGCAGCACAACAACTTCAGGGTCAACAACCAATACTGAAGAAAAACCAAAAGTTTAA
- the gatA gene encoding Asp-tRNA(Asn)/Glu-tRNA(Gln) amidotransferase subunit GatA, producing the protein MTKSYTSLNEIKNEIAIGKITVLKLVEGYIGNITENARLNAFNEVFAAEALEEAKKIDARIKQGIAGKLAGMVIAIKDNICYKGHKVSASSKILKDFTSVYTSTIVERLLAEDAVIIGRCNCDEFAMGAANENSYFGHVKNFADETRVSGGSSGGSAVAVQANMCHAAIGTDTGGSVRQPAAFCGLVGLKPTYGRISRHGIIAYASSFDQVGPITRSVEDAALLLEVMAGPDEYDGTLANNEVAEFSKNIKAPGKKKIAYLQEALSSPGVDADVKNTLVTYIEKLRAEGHTVKPIAFDHLDYMVPTYYVLAMAEASSNLSRYDGVHYGYRSPAATDLSSTYKKSRSEGFGKEVKRRIMLGTFVLSAGYYDAYFAKAQKVRRLIREKTDAILQEYDFILVPTAPEPAFAIGKQEKDPVVTYLSDIFTVQASLTGAPAISLPAGNNSRGLPLGLQLLTKHFDEQELLNFSKYFLEL; encoded by the coding sequence ATGACTAAGTCTTATACCTCGTTAAACGAGATAAAGAATGAGATTGCAATTGGAAAAATTACGGTCCTAAAACTGGTAGAAGGTTATATCGGCAACATTACAGAAAACGCGCGCTTAAATGCTTTCAACGAAGTATTTGCGGCTGAAGCCCTTGAAGAAGCAAAAAAGATAGACGCCCGAATTAAGCAAGGAATCGCCGGCAAACTGGCCGGTATGGTTATTGCAATAAAAGATAACATTTGCTACAAAGGGCACAAAGTGAGTGCCTCCTCTAAAATTTTAAAAGATTTTACTTCGGTTTATACGTCAACCATTGTTGAGCGCTTACTGGCAGAAGACGCGGTTATAATTGGCCGCTGCAATTGCGATGAATTTGCGATGGGTGCCGCTAATGAAAATTCATATTTTGGCCACGTAAAAAACTTTGCCGACGAAACCAGGGTTTCCGGCGGTTCATCAGGTGGCTCGGCGGTTGCTGTGCAGGCAAATATGTGTCACGCTGCAATTGGTACAGATACCGGCGGCTCCGTTAGGCAGCCGGCCGCTTTTTGCGGACTGGTTGGCTTAAAGCCAACATACGGACGTATTTCAAGGCATGGTATAATTGCTTACGCTTCCTCGTTTGATCAGGTTGGCCCAATCACACGATCAGTAGAGGACGCGGCGCTTTTACTTGAAGTTATGGCAGGACCTGATGAGTATGACGGCACTTTGGCGAATAATGAAGTTGCGGAATTCAGCAAAAACATCAAGGCTCCCGGTAAAAAAAAGATAGCCTATTTGCAGGAAGCCTTGTCGAGCCCCGGCGTTGATGCTGACGTTAAGAACACGCTGGTAACTTATATCGAAAAGTTGCGCGCCGAAGGCCATACAGTGAAACCCATAGCCTTTGATCATCTGGATTACATGGTGCCGACCTATTATGTGCTGGCTATGGCCGAAGCATCTTCAAATCTTTCCCGCTATGATGGCGTACATTACGGCTATCGTAGTCCCGCAGCCACCGATCTGTCGTCAACCTATAAAAAATCACGCTCCGAAGGGTTCGGCAAAGAGGTTAAACGCCGTATAATGCTGGGCACTTTTGTACTTAGTGCAGGCTATTATGACGCCTATTTCGCAAAAGCGCAAAAAGTTCGCCGCCTGATAAGGGAGAAAACGGATGCAATTTTGCAGGAGTATGATTTTATTTTGGTACCTACAGCTCCCGAACCGGCTTTTGCCATAGGTAAGCAGGAAAAAGATCCGGTTGTAACGTACCTTTCAGATATTTTTACTGTGCAGGCCTCATTAACAGGAGCACCTGCTATTTCATTACCTGCGGGCAATAATAGCAGAGGAT